One Malus domestica chromosome 11, GDT2T_hap1 genomic region harbors:
- the LOC103448735 gene encoding uncharacterized protein isoform X2 has translation MAPVPNTRPDGDDEDPRPIKQPRLGEAEDSKEEKPKPEPDADPKALDDQSPLVEVEDEPADTNPVAPNDQEPVPNEQSPPGEAEDDPADFVEEPLRCSICMEEGHSYMSCPLTWFCPPETAVSDLAEIVCYCCCERIDSGVHSNIPARMTRAQLIPRWPRCMPDVDTKALELELHTKQPQLGEAEDVKEEKPKPDPMALDDDQALQPTKQSPLVEAEDEPTGTDFSCYFVEEPLRCSICMEEGHSYMSCPLTWFCPPETAVSDLAEIVCYCCCERIDSGVHSNIPARMTRAQLIPRWPRCMPDVDTKALELELRSKQPQYYSEM, from the exons ATGGCGCCGGTGCCCAATACCCGTCCGGACGGGGACGATGAGGATCCGCGACCTATCAAACAACCACGGCTTGGAGAGGCAGAAGATTCCAAGGAGGAGAAACCTAAACCTGAACCTG ACGCAGATCCCAAGGCGCTGGATGATCAATCACCGCTTGTTGAGGTAGAAGATGAACCTGCTG ACACAAATCCCGTGGCGCCGAATGATCAGGAACCGGTCCCAAATGAACAATCACCTCCTGGTGAGGCAGAAGATGATCCTGCTG attttgttgaAGAGCCCCTCCGCTGTTCAATTTGCATGGAGGAGGGTCACAGTTATATGAGCTGCCCATTGACGTGGTTTTGCCCACCAGAGACGGCTGTTAGCGATTTGGCTGAAATAGTCTGTTATTGCTGTTGTGAGCGGATAGACTCGGGCGTCCATTCTAATATACCTGCTAGAATGACAAGAGCACAGCTCATTCCCAGGTGGCCAAGATGCATGCCAGATGTAGACACAAAAGCCTTGGAGCTGGAGCTCCATACCAAACAACCACAGCTTGGAGAGGCCGAAGATGTGAAGGAGGAGAAACCTAAACCTG ATCCCATGGCGCTGGATGATGATCAAGCACTGCAGCCAACTAAACAATCACCGCTTGTTGAGGCAGAAGATGAACCTACTGGTACGGATTTTTCTTGTT attttgttgaAGAACCCCTCCGCTGTTCAATTTGCATGGAGGAGGGTCACAGTTATATGAGCTGCCCGTTGACGTGGTTTTGCCCACCAGAGACGGCTGTTAGCGATTTGGCTGAAATAGTCTGTTATTGCTGTTGTGAGCGGATAGACTCGGGCGTCCATTCTAATATACCTGCTAGAATGACAAGAGCACAGCTCATTCCCAGGTGGCCAAGATGCATGCCGGATGTAGACACAAAAGCCTTGGAGCTGGAGCTCCGTAGCAAACAACCACAGTATTATAGTGAGATGTGA
- the LOC103448735 gene encoding uncharacterized protein isoform X7, producing MAPVPNTRPDGDDEDPRPIKQPRLGEAEDSKEEKPKPEPDADPKALDDQSPLVEVEDEPADTNPVAPNDQEPVPNEQSPPGEAEDDPADFVEEPLRCSICMEEGHSYMSCPLTWFCPPETAVSDLAEIVCYCCCERIDSGVHSNIPARMTRAQLIPRWPRCMPDVDTKALELELHTKQPQLGEAEDVKEEKPKPDPMALDDDQALQPTKQSPLVEAEDEPTDEVMERRDRDFWESYKNFVPF from the exons ATGGCGCCGGTGCCCAATACCCGTCCGGACGGGGACGATGAGGATCCGCGACCTATCAAACAACCACGGCTTGGAGAGGCAGAAGATTCCAAGGAGGAGAAACCTAAACCTGAACCTG ACGCAGATCCCAAGGCGCTGGATGATCAATCACCGCTTGTTGAGGTAGAAGATGAACCTGCTG ACACAAATCCCGTGGCGCCGAATGATCAGGAACCGGTCCCAAATGAACAATCACCTCCTGGTGAGGCAGAAGATGATCCTGCTG attttgttgaAGAGCCCCTCCGCTGTTCAATTTGCATGGAGGAGGGTCACAGTTATATGAGCTGCCCATTGACGTGGTTTTGCCCACCAGAGACGGCTGTTAGCGATTTGGCTGAAATAGTCTGTTATTGCTGTTGTGAGCGGATAGACTCGGGCGTCCATTCTAATATACCTGCTAGAATGACAAGAGCACAGCTCATTCCCAGGTGGCCAAGATGCATGCCAGATGTAGACACAAAAGCCTTGGAGCTGGAGCTCCATACCAAACAACCACAGCTTGGAGAGGCCGAAGATGTGAAGGAGGAGAAACCTAAACCTG ATCCCATGGCGCTGGATGATGATCAAGCACTGCAGCCAACTAAACAATCACCGCTTGTTGAGGCAGAAGATGAACCTACTG
- the LOC103448735 gene encoding uncharacterized protein isoform X4, which yields MAPVPNTRPDGDDEDPRPIKQPRLGEAEDSKEEKPKPEPDADPKALDDQSPLVEVEDEPADTNPVAPNDQEPVPNEQSPPGEAEDDPADFVEEPLRCSICMEEGHSYMSCPLTWFCPPETAVSDLAEIVCYCCCERIDSGVHSNIPARMTRAQLIPRWPRCMPDVDTKALELELHTKQPQLGEAEDVKEEKPKPDPMALDDDQALQPTKQSPLVEAEDEPTDFVEEPLRCSICMEEGHSYMSCPLTWFCPPETAVSDLAEIVCYCCCERIDSGVHSNIPARMTRAQLIPRWPRCMPDVDTKALELELRSKQPQYYSEM from the exons ATGGCGCCGGTGCCCAATACCCGTCCGGACGGGGACGATGAGGATCCGCGACCTATCAAACAACCACGGCTTGGAGAGGCAGAAGATTCCAAGGAGGAGAAACCTAAACCTGAACCTG ACGCAGATCCCAAGGCGCTGGATGATCAATCACCGCTTGTTGAGGTAGAAGATGAACCTGCTG ACACAAATCCCGTGGCGCCGAATGATCAGGAACCGGTCCCAAATGAACAATCACCTCCTGGTGAGGCAGAAGATGATCCTGCTG attttgttgaAGAGCCCCTCCGCTGTTCAATTTGCATGGAGGAGGGTCACAGTTATATGAGCTGCCCATTGACGTGGTTTTGCCCACCAGAGACGGCTGTTAGCGATTTGGCTGAAATAGTCTGTTATTGCTGTTGTGAGCGGATAGACTCGGGCGTCCATTCTAATATACCTGCTAGAATGACAAGAGCACAGCTCATTCCCAGGTGGCCAAGATGCATGCCAGATGTAGACACAAAAGCCTTGGAGCTGGAGCTCCATACCAAACAACCACAGCTTGGAGAGGCCGAAGATGTGAAGGAGGAGAAACCTAAACCTG ATCCCATGGCGCTGGATGATGATCAAGCACTGCAGCCAACTAAACAATCACCGCTTGTTGAGGCAGAAGATGAACCTACTG attttgttgaAGAACCCCTCCGCTGTTCAATTTGCATGGAGGAGGGTCACAGTTATATGAGCTGCCCGTTGACGTGGTTTTGCCCACCAGAGACGGCTGTTAGCGATTTGGCTGAAATAGTCTGTTATTGCTGTTGTGAGCGGATAGACTCGGGCGTCCATTCTAATATACCTGCTAGAATGACAAGAGCACAGCTCATTCCCAGGTGGCCAAGATGCATGCCGGATGTAGACACAAAAGCCTTGGAGCTGGAGCTCCGTAGCAAACAACCACAGTATTATAGTGAGATGTGA